A genomic stretch from Telmatocola sphagniphila includes:
- a CDS encoding ATP-binding protein translates to MIPETLKESGLTESFVNDMILKSIYIRGSMLGRDLAQFLCLPFKIIRDQLNFLKGEKCIEVQGGDLVGEVSYKYALTDLGRKRSSEVMQICGYVGPAPVPIEDYVEQTYRQAVTGIRCTPELLRPPFTHLVIKEDLFNAIGPAVVSGKSVFIYGPPGNGKTAIARAIGEFMNNSGGAIYIPYAFIADGHIVTCFDPSLHAVDETIDLRTDDGDATVRRLLTTGNIDPRWVRIRRPVIVTGGELTLDMLDLRFNSEANFYQAPIHFKANGGVFLIDDFGRQIVSPKELLNRWILPLEDRHDFLTVSNGKKFAVPFEQLIIFSTNLDPKDLVDDAFLRRIRHKVQVHAPTRDIYEKIFNNYCKKLGMTPTPEGVDYLYERYYTRGRSPRASDCRDLLEIVQSICRYRRHPVHLTRDLIVEAAASFIAEF, encoded by the coding sequence GTGATTCCAGAAACCCTGAAAGAATCGGGGCTTACAGAATCATTCGTCAACGACATGATTCTCAAGTCGATTTATATTCGCGGCTCCATGCTCGGACGGGATCTCGCACAGTTTCTCTGCCTGCCCTTTAAAATCATTCGCGATCAATTGAATTTTTTGAAAGGCGAAAAATGCATCGAAGTTCAAGGCGGGGATCTGGTTGGGGAAGTGAGCTATAAGTACGCCCTGACCGATCTGGGCCGTAAGCGATCCTCCGAAGTGATGCAGATCTGCGGGTACGTCGGACCCGCTCCAGTTCCCATTGAAGATTATGTGGAACAGACCTATCGTCAGGCGGTAACGGGAATTCGCTGTACTCCTGAGCTTCTGCGTCCTCCTTTTACCCACCTGGTCATCAAAGAAGATTTGTTCAACGCCATTGGCCCGGCAGTGGTTTCCGGAAAATCGGTATTCATTTACGGCCCTCCCGGAAACGGTAAGACCGCCATCGCCCGGGCGATCGGCGAATTCATGAATAACTCCGGCGGGGCGATTTATATTCCCTACGCTTTCATCGCCGATGGCCACATCGTTACTTGCTTCGATCCTTCGCTCCACGCCGTCGATGAAACGATCGACCTGCGTACAGATGATGGCGATGCAACGGTAAGAAGGTTACTCACCACTGGGAACATCGATCCCCGCTGGGTGCGCATACGCCGTCCAGTCATTGTGACCGGGGGGGAATTGACCCTGGATATGCTGGATTTGCGATTTAATTCCGAAGCGAACTTCTATCAGGCGCCTATTCACTTCAAAGCCAACGGTGGAGTGTTTTTGATCGACGACTTCGGTCGCCAGATTGTCAGTCCTAAAGAATTGCTGAATCGCTGGATTCTGCCGTTGGAAGACCGGCACGATTTCTTGACCGTTTCCAACGGTAAGAAGTTTGCAGTGCCGTTCGAACAGTTGATTATCTTCTCGACTAACCTGGATCCGAAGGATTTGGTGGACGATGCGTTCTTGCGACGTATCCGGCACAAGGTTCAGGTCCATGCCCCTACGCGGGATATCTACGAGAAAATTTTCAATAACTATTGCAAGAAGCTTGGAATGACCCCGACCCCCGAGGGAGTCGATTATTTGTACGAGCGTTATTACACCAGGGGGAGAAGCCCTCGCGCCAGTGATTGTCGCGATTTATTGGAGATTGTTCAATCAATCTGTCGATACAGACGGCATCCTGTGCATTTAACGCGCGACCTGATCGTCGAAGCGGCTGCGAGTTTTATCGCAGAATTCTAG
- a CDS encoding type II secretion system F family protein: protein MLLAALTMNELLPMIAFLLCMGIAWFLMSSFSKSTNQAEERLARLGRPKSYHDLENPASGDKNDSENRFSSLKEKISKLGSAMQPQSELEKNNLKVTLANAGFRSDNAPKVYYGIRMASFLFFTGVACAYAFPTAGLSLEAMQWVIVGAGIGLYVPSIVLGQLKKGRQKEIFLSLPDALDLMVVCVESGLGLDAAMRKVTEEMGEHAKVIVEEFSLANMQLQMGRPRREVLHDLGVRTGVDDMRSLAAILIQADRFGSSIGHALRVQSDSMRIKRRQIAEEKAQKTAVQLIFPLVLFIFPAIFVVLCGPAAIQIQKGLLKGGG from the coding sequence ATGTTACTGGCCGCGCTTACGATGAACGAACTGCTTCCCATGATCGCTTTTCTGCTCTGCATGGGTATTGCCTGGTTTTTGATGAGCAGTTTCAGTAAATCCACCAACCAGGCTGAAGAACGCCTGGCTCGTCTGGGTCGACCCAAATCCTACCACGATCTGGAAAATCCGGCATCGGGGGATAAGAACGACTCCGAAAATCGTTTCAGCAGCCTGAAGGAAAAGATCTCCAAACTCGGTTCGGCCATGCAGCCTCAATCGGAGTTGGAGAAGAATAACTTGAAGGTGACCCTCGCCAATGCGGGTTTCCGATCCGACAACGCACCGAAAGTTTACTACGGCATTCGGATGGCCAGCTTCCTGTTCTTCACAGGTGTAGCTTGTGCCTATGCTTTCCCAACCGCCGGATTATCTCTCGAAGCCATGCAGTGGGTAATCGTCGGAGCCGGTATCGGCCTGTACGTTCCCAGCATCGTTTTAGGCCAGTTGAAGAAAGGCCGTCAGAAGGAAATCTTCCTCTCGTTGCCCGATGCCCTGGACTTGATGGTGGTTTGCGTGGAAAGCGGCCTGGGTTTGGACGCCGCCATGCGAAAAGTCACTGAAGAGATGGGCGAGCATGCTAAAGTGATCGTTGAAGAATTCTCTTTGGCAAACATGCAATTGCAGATGGGCCGTCCGCGACGAGAAGTGCTACACGATCTCGGTGTGCGAACGGGCGTTGACGATATGCGAAGCCTGGCAGCGATCTTGATTCAGGCCGATCGATTTGGTTCTTCCATCGGTCATGCCCTGCGAGTGCAATCCGACTCGATGCGAATCAAGCGTCGACAGATCGCTGAAGAAAAGGCCCAGAAAACGGCGGTGCAGTTGATCTTCCCTCTGGTGCTCTTCATCTTCCCGGCTATCTTCGTCGTACTTTGCGGACCTGCGGCGATTCAGATTCAGAAGGGGCTTCTGAAGGGCGGCGGTTGA
- a CDS encoding type II secretion system F family protein → MDPTVISMLAFLGVSGLVGIAAFVLRDSGNNRNVERLDQLVGRGGPAAASSSQSDMLLKQALDSVNTKSLLQRLIPKSFDVGLYFEQADVKMEPSKLFGVALCLAGAGFFLIGGVVNFYVAPVGALVFGVMPLIWVWFKRASRLKKFANQMPDAMELMARALRAGHSLNSGMHVVAEELPPPISKEFARVYDEQNMGISVEEALDNMSRRIPNLDVRFFVTSVAIQRQTGGDLGEILDRIGYIIRERIKIMGLIKGLTAEGRLSGIVLIALPIGLFLMLLQMKPDYVEQLWKDPMGVQMSIGAIILMLIGAYSIKKIVDIKV, encoded by the coding sequence ATGGATCCCACAGTAATTTCAATGCTAGCGTTTTTAGGCGTATCCGGTCTCGTTGGGATCGCGGCCTTCGTTCTTCGTGATTCCGGCAATAATCGTAACGTCGAACGTCTCGACCAGTTGGTTGGCCGGGGTGGACCAGCGGCAGCCAGCAGCTCTCAGTCCGATATGCTGCTGAAGCAGGCCCTGGACTCTGTGAACACCAAATCGCTGCTTCAGAGATTAATTCCCAAGTCCTTCGATGTCGGTCTCTACTTCGAGCAGGCCGACGTGAAAATGGAGCCTTCCAAACTCTTCGGAGTGGCCCTCTGTTTGGCCGGTGCCGGTTTCTTCCTGATCGGCGGTGTTGTCAACTTCTACGTTGCTCCCGTCGGGGCACTCGTGTTTGGCGTCATGCCGTTGATCTGGGTCTGGTTCAAACGCGCTTCGCGATTGAAGAAGTTTGCCAATCAGATGCCCGATGCGATGGAATTGATGGCACGAGCTCTGCGAGCCGGCCACTCCTTGAATTCCGGTATGCACGTGGTCGCGGAAGAATTGCCTCCTCCGATTTCCAAGGAATTTGCACGAGTCTACGACGAGCAGAATATGGGCATCAGCGTCGAAGAAGCTCTGGATAACATGAGCCGACGCATCCCGAACCTCGACGTTCGCTTTTTCGTCACCTCGGTGGCCATCCAGCGTCAAACGGGGGGGGACCTCGGGGAAATTCTGGATCGTATCGGTTACATTATTCGCGAACGCATCAAGATTATGGGTCTGATTAAAGGACTCACGGCCGAAGGTCGTTTGTCGGGTATCGTTCTGATCGCGTTGCCGATCGGCCTGTTCCTGATGTTACTTCAGATGAAACCGGACTACGTGGAACAGTTGTGGAAGGATCCGATGGGGGTCCAGATGAGTATTGGAGCGATCATACTTATGCTCATCGGGGCGTACTCCATCAAGAAAATCGTGGATATCAAGGTTTAA
- a CDS encoding CpaF family protein, translating to MSRLQQGLSKLNSLSHQGGRTLSSTIQSSGGGGNKNFDELKRQIHSKLVERLDFTRVKDLNSENLRRDIRRVIEHLCDTENPLLNRMEREKLIEEILDETLGFGPLEPLLKDPTISDILVNGPKNIYIERRGKLEKSDVIFRDNDHLLQIIDRIVSKIGRRVDETSPLVDARLPDGSRVNAVIPPIALDGASLSIRRFGSNPLKLEDLLNYKAFSPEMAMLMEACIKSRLNVVISGGTGCGKTTLLNTLSSFIPSDERLVTIEDAAELQLQQDHVVRLETRPPNIEGKGAVTTRDLVRNALRMRPERIIIGECRGGETLDMLQAMNTGHSGSMTTLHANTVRDAMARLETMIMMAGFELPIKAMRQQIASAVDLVIQANRLQGGPRKVTSITEVLSMEQDVIVMQEVFRYKQVGVDQNGRAYGQFEATGVRPSFVSRLEAKGVKLPSNMFSERVLLRD from the coding sequence ATGTCGCGATTGCAACAGGGATTGTCCAAACTCAACAGCTTGAGCCACCAGGGCGGCCGAACCTTATCGTCCACCATTCAAAGCTCCGGTGGGGGCGGCAATAAAAACTTCGACGAACTCAAGCGCCAGATCCACTCCAAGTTGGTCGAAAGACTCGACTTCACGCGCGTTAAGGATCTGAACAGCGAGAATCTCCGGCGCGATATTCGCCGGGTGATCGAACATCTTTGCGACACCGAAAATCCGCTCCTCAACCGCATGGAGCGCGAAAAACTCATCGAAGAAATTCTCGATGAGACACTGGGTTTCGGACCGCTGGAACCGCTACTGAAAGACCCGACCATCAGCGATATCCTGGTCAACGGTCCCAAAAACATTTACATCGAGCGTCGCGGTAAACTCGAAAAATCGGATGTGATATTCCGCGACAACGATCACCTGCTTCAAATCATCGATCGTATCGTTTCGAAAATCGGCCGCCGCGTGGATGAAACTTCACCTCTGGTCGACGCCCGTCTGCCGGACGGCTCGCGCGTGAACGCGGTGATTCCGCCGATTGCTCTGGATGGGGCCTCGCTTTCCATTCGCCGATTCGGTTCGAATCCGCTGAAGCTCGAGGACCTTCTGAATTACAAGGCCTTTTCGCCCGAAATGGCCATGTTGATGGAAGCGTGCATCAAATCCCGATTGAACGTCGTGATCTCGGGAGGTACCGGTTGCGGTAAGACGACGCTTTTGAATACGCTTTCGAGTTTCATCCCGAGCGATGAACGATTGGTAACCATCGAAGACGCGGCCGAATTGCAACTCCAGCAGGATCACGTGGTCCGACTGGAAACCCGGCCGCCGAACATCGAAGGCAAAGGCGCGGTGACGACCCGCGATCTGGTTCGCAACGCCCTGCGTATGCGTCCTGAACGAATCATCATCGGCGAGTGTCGCGGCGGCGAAACCCTCGACATGCTTCAGGCTATGAATACTGGTCACTCCGGTTCGATGACCACTCTGCACGCCAACACGGTTCGCGATGCGATGGCCCGATTGGAAACCATGATCATGATGGCGGGTTTCGAGTTGCCGATCAAGGCGATGCGACAGCAGATTGCCTCCGCCGTTGACCTGGTTATTCAGGCGAACCGACTCCAAGGGGGTCCTCGTAAGGTTACCAGCATCACGGAAGTGCTCAGCATGGAACAGGATGTTATCGTCATGCAGGAAGTCTTCCGTTACAAACAAGTGGGCGTCGACCAGAACGGTCGTGCGTACGGACAGTTCGAAGCCACCGGGGTTCGCCCGAGTTTCGTGTCCCGTTTGGAAGCTAAAGGTGTCAAATTACCTTCAAATATGTTCAGCGAAAGAGTTCTGCTCCGCGATTAG
- a CDS encoding AAA family ATPase: MHRIAIVDPTEASRESLRTMLLGVDFVWLEAECARYEYFFDVIQNSLPELVIVALDGDRQKALNMISQVASMYPKLPILTISDDSGTLLQSLQRGARYFISPPINLEDLLSTLRRALSEVSSAPVGQQDSSAAPSTVRTNSSKIVTVLGSRGGVGCTTIAVNLAATLAADPANNVALIDLDLALGDADIAIELPGNENISLADLARNIERLDMNYLRRALVKHESSGLSVLRHPLELTDVSIIHEGHIERILNLLKISYNYLIIDLTKSLLPTDLMALRMSDKILLVTQLELSALRNVVRLNHALNQEPELGEKVEIVVNRSGSDHLEDGITLKKAEEVIGKKIYWQVPNDSKTVMQSRTHGEPLIKMAPKCRAQQSIQGLAQAIMGRSINVADNAKKKGWFS; this comes from the coding sequence ATGCATCGTATTGCCATTGTCGACCCGACTGAAGCCTCCCGCGAATCGCTGCGAACCATGCTGTTAGGCGTGGATTTCGTTTGGCTGGAAGCGGAATGTGCCCGTTATGAATATTTCTTCGACGTCATTCAGAACTCCCTTCCGGAACTGGTGATTGTCGCTTTGGATGGCGATCGACAAAAAGCTCTGAATATGATCAGCCAGGTGGCTTCGATGTATCCGAAGCTGCCTATTCTGACAATCAGCGACGATAGTGGGACTCTCCTACAGTCTCTACAACGCGGCGCCCGGTACTTCATCTCACCGCCGATCAATCTCGAAGATTTACTCTCGACTTTGCGTCGCGCCCTTAGCGAAGTTTCTTCCGCGCCGGTGGGACAGCAAGACAGTTCCGCGGCCCCCAGTACGGTACGGACGAATTCTTCCAAAATCGTTACGGTTCTCGGTTCCCGCGGCGGCGTCGGTTGCACGACTATCGCCGTGAATCTGGCCGCCACACTCGCGGCCGACCCGGCAAACAACGTGGCTTTAATCGACCTCGACCTGGCCTTGGGAGATGCCGATATCGCCATCGAACTGCCAGGGAATGAGAACATCAGCCTCGCCGATCTGGCTCGCAACATCGAACGGCTCGACATGAATTACCTGCGTCGGGCGCTTGTCAAGCACGAATCGAGCGGTTTATCCGTTCTGCGGCATCCGCTGGAATTGACGGATGTGAGTATTATTCATGAAGGTCACATCGAGCGAATATTGAACCTTTTGAAGATCAGTTACAACTATCTGATCATCGATTTGACGAAATCGCTGTTACCAACGGACCTGATGGCCCTTCGGATGTCCGATAAAATTCTGCTGGTAACGCAATTGGAGCTCAGCGCTCTCCGGAATGTGGTACGTTTGAATCATGCCCTGAATCAGGAGCCGGAACTGGGCGAGAAGGTCGAGATTGTGGTCAATCGATCGGGTTCAGATCACCTCGAGGATGGCATTACGCTCAAAAAGGCGGAAGAAGTCATCGGCAAGAAGATCTACTGGCAGGTTCCCAATGATTCCAAAACTGTGATGCAATCGCGCACCCACGGCGAACCTCTGATCAAGATGGCGCCTAAGTGCCGAGCCCAGCAAAGCATCCAGGGATTAGCTCAGGCGATTATGGGGCGATCCATCAACGTGGCCGACAACGCCAAGAAAAAGGGTTGGTTCAGCTGA
- a CDS encoding type II and III secretion system protein family protein, with protein sequence MHRFFSARRWSMMTLSLGLILGGGAAFSQEVIQPAQAPKTDRTGGVLVPVGTTVRLQMRVKQPITKVESDRPAVVQVIADSTDPTRVILLGRSIGTAKITLISGNTEETYEIIVQADIEALRTLIRSKFPTANIEITPFGQNRIVLTGNVAHSADIDPILQIANAAFAGIGAGAGGGSVINAMTVGGVSQVQLDVTIASVSRTKARNRGFSWVVQGSTFSTGSILGGLVNVSAVASNGTGVGVYTSPVNTIAGTSSTASNLPFGIVPANFQGMLQALKTENVAKFLAETKLVAQSGKQGSLLVGGQQPVIGPASGITGPGVDYRPVGTELVYTPIVYGNGKIFLELAPRVRSVNGPGGSALTTSFGTSPFLSENSITTSVVLEPGQTFAIGGLLQTSVTANNVKVPLLGDIPFFGALWSVAADEKDEQELVILVTPHLVDAMDCSQLPNRLPGQETRLPDDYEFFLEAMMELPRGQRNVFDGKRYRAAYKNDPTAATYPCGNNCGTGTAGCATGACVTPACTTCAPGTVAAKPIVSQTAPATNANTITVTAVPTSVGKATVGTSTMTIPAPVPANLPNVGGSGYEIDRSQPQIQDPSSVPLSAIPPGGRPALPPLPVPR encoded by the coding sequence ATGCACCGTTTCTTTTCAGCACGACGCTGGTCTATGATGACTCTGTCCCTGGGCCTGATCCTGGGAGGCGGCGCAGCCTTTTCCCAGGAAGTGATTCAGCCCGCCCAGGCCCCCAAAACGGATCGTACCGGGGGAGTTTTGGTTCCCGTGGGAACCACCGTTCGGTTGCAGATGCGAGTGAAGCAACCGATAACTAAAGTCGAAAGCGACCGCCCTGCGGTAGTGCAGGTGATCGCCGACAGTACGGATCCGACCCGAGTGATCTTGCTCGGACGATCGATCGGTACTGCCAAAATTACCCTGATATCGGGTAACACGGAAGAAACCTACGAGATCATCGTGCAGGCCGATATCGAAGCCCTGCGAACGCTGATCCGAAGTAAGTTTCCTACTGCAAATATTGAAATTACACCGTTCGGTCAGAACCGAATTGTTCTGACCGGTAACGTGGCCCACTCGGCCGACATCGATCCGATCCTGCAAATTGCCAATGCCGCTTTCGCCGGTATCGGTGCGGGAGCCGGAGGCGGCTCAGTCATCAATGCGATGACGGTGGGCGGAGTGAGTCAGGTTCAACTCGACGTGACGATCGCGAGTGTGAGCCGAACCAAAGCTCGAAACCGAGGCTTCTCCTGGGTAGTCCAGGGATCGACCTTCAGTACGGGTAGCATCCTGGGCGGTTTGGTCAATGTGAGTGCAGTGGCTTCCAACGGAACGGGTGTTGGGGTCTATACTTCCCCCGTGAATACGATCGCCGGTACCAGTAGTACCGCAAGTAACTTGCCCTTCGGGATCGTTCCGGCGAACTTCCAGGGAATGCTGCAGGCCCTGAAGACGGAAAACGTGGCCAAATTCTTGGCTGAGACCAAGTTGGTGGCTCAGAGCGGTAAACAGGGATCGTTGTTGGTAGGGGGTCAGCAGCCCGTTATCGGCCCCGCTTCCGGGATCACCGGACCGGGCGTGGATTATCGACCGGTGGGTACCGAACTGGTTTACACGCCGATCGTTTACGGGAACGGCAAGATCTTCCTGGAGTTGGCTCCGCGAGTGCGAAGTGTGAATGGTCCGGGTGGTTCGGCTTTGACGACCAGCTTCGGAACCTCGCCCTTCCTCTCGGAAAACTCGATTACGACCTCGGTGGTGTTGGAACCAGGGCAGACCTTCGCCATCGGCGGACTCTTGCAGACTTCCGTCACGGCCAACAATGTTAAAGTGCCTTTGCTCGGCGACATCCCCTTCTTCGGGGCTCTGTGGAGTGTGGCCGCGGATGAGAAAGACGAACAGGAACTGGTGATTCTGGTCACCCCGCATCTAGTCGATGCGATGGACTGCTCGCAGCTTCCGAACCGCCTGCCGGGTCAGGAAACGCGACTTCCGGATGACTATGAGTTCTTCCTGGAAGCGATGATGGAACTGCCACGCGGACAGCGGAATGTGTTCGATGGCAAGCGGTATCGAGCCGCGTACAAGAATGATCCGACCGCCGCGACTTATCCTTGCGGTAACAACTGCGGTACGGGAACGGCCGGTTGTGCAACCGGGGCCTGCGTGACCCCAGCGTGCACGACTTGTGCACCGGGAACTGTCGCTGCGAAACCGATTGTCTCGCAGACGGCTCCCGCGACGAACGCGAATACGATCACAGTCACCGCGGTACCGACTTCGGTTGGCAAGGCGACTGTGGGAACCAGCACCATGACGATCCCTGCTCCCGTTCCGGCCAACCTGCCGAACGTGGGGGGAAGTGGATATGAAATCGATCGATCGCAACCTCAGATTCAGGATCCGTCCAGCGTTCCTCTCTCGGCTATCCCGCCGGGGGGACGACCGGCTCTCCCGCCTCTGCCGGTGCCTCGATAG
- the cpaB gene encoding Flp pilus assembly protein CpaB produces the protein MKSKNVALMAVAIAFGLAAAFATSKMYGTQVQAEKVKVVVATQTLPIGTILDEKNLPTLVAFSEFDKDAVPLDAITDPNALKGKKISATKPAKSWFTALDISNAPDVVLPPGHKRFAIKISVDKAVSGFVKPGDHVDVLGMVVDLKDSRIRRPVRLMRNALVLSIDDKDRKEANPAIQQLNTCTIAVKDEDAQLLKLFEDSGMSLLLRDDKQPYDDTLKTGYDIVLKDMPGMDREKKEEAPPAPAVNFVKAWFVKKTLKQNEKITEANLSELVEEKEVALKNGEFPGKLSINASDLKNKYLTTDLLAGQMLVEESLSDTEVKKAPVTVLKDPEPAKKKKTITMTIQEGGNSVDVIYEETETGGWRRLDGGVAGDAGNSSKTEEKKEQKDAKPAQPGDGSTKERVTLK, from the coding sequence ATGAAATCGAAGAATGTGGCATTGATGGCTGTGGCCATCGCGTTTGGACTGGCGGCGGCATTTGCAACTTCCAAGATGTACGGAACGCAAGTGCAGGCTGAAAAAGTAAAAGTTGTGGTGGCGACGCAAACGCTCCCCATCGGTACGATTCTCGATGAAAAGAATCTGCCGACGCTCGTGGCTTTCTCGGAGTTCGATAAAGACGCGGTTCCGCTCGATGCGATTACCGATCCGAACGCCCTGAAAGGCAAAAAGATCTCCGCGACCAAGCCAGCCAAGAGCTGGTTTACCGCTCTGGATATCTCGAATGCACCGGATGTGGTTCTGCCCCCGGGTCACAAGCGATTTGCGATCAAGATTTCGGTGGATAAGGCCGTGTCCGGCTTCGTCAAACCGGGCGATCACGTGGACGTGCTGGGGATGGTGGTCGACCTGAAAGACAGCCGGATTCGAAGACCGGTTCGACTGATGCGAAATGCCTTGGTTCTTTCGATTGACGATAAGGACCGCAAAGAGGCTAACCCGGCGATACAGCAGTTGAACACCTGTACGATTGCGGTCAAAGATGAGGACGCACAGCTGTTGAAGTTGTTCGAAGATAGCGGGATGAGCTTGTTGCTGCGAGACGACAAGCAGCCTTATGACGATACCCTGAAGACCGGTTACGACATCGTTCTGAAGGATATGCCTGGTATGGACCGGGAGAAAAAAGAAGAAGCTCCCCCGGCCCCGGCAGTAAATTTCGTCAAGGCCTGGTTCGTCAAGAAGACGTTGAAGCAGAATGAAAAGATTACGGAAGCGAACCTCAGCGAACTGGTGGAAGAAAAAGAAGTCGCTCTGAAAAATGGGGAATTCCCGGGTAAGCTGTCGATCAACGCGAGCGATCTGAAAAATAAGTACCTGACGACCGATCTTCTGGCCGGACAAATGCTGGTGGAAGAATCGCTCTCGGATACCGAAGTGAAGAAAGCACCGGTTACGGTTCTGAAAGATCCCGAACCGGCGAAGAAGAAAAAGACCATCACCATGACCATCCAGGAGGGTGGTAACTCGGTCGACGTGATTTACGAAGAGACCGAAACTGGCGGATGGCGACGGTTGGATGGGGGAGTAGCGGGCGATGCCGGCAACTCCAGCAAGACCGAAGAGAAGAAGGAACAGAAGGATGCCAAGCCCGCTCAACCGGGTGATGGATCCACTAAAGAACGCGTGACTTTGAAGTAA
- a CDS encoding A24 family peptidase, translating to MMTATNVTSLPVAQKSVDDGTIDRAFVLQMAQVPFIAAILVFCAWIGHTVWASVASPNSSLMNHGPIIVVCLGMILAAIIDGWAFKVPNWLTLSLVVSGWVLGGLHDLNMSFDAGRGGFGSALIGTGIGFICLFPMLAIGGMGQGDVKMQMGFGSWIGAFYGYQEAIPMVFYAFAAGAIVGGVFALVMMALRRNIHKNLSNFKEIGTDLKVLVTHGPSKAAERANERRSSWVRLPYGVPLCVGFLGYLTYLYMTNAMPTWTVG from the coding sequence ATGATGACTGCAACTAACGTGACTTCTCTTCCCGTCGCTCAAAAATCGGTAGACGATGGTACCATCGACCGAGCCTTTGTACTGCAAATGGCTCAGGTTCCATTCATAGCCGCCATCCTGGTCTTCTGCGCCTGGATCGGACACACGGTATGGGCCAGTGTCGCCTCGCCGAACAGCTCCCTGATGAACCATGGACCAATCATCGTTGTCTGCCTCGGCATGATTCTGGCCGCGATCATCGACGGCTGGGCCTTCAAAGTACCAAACTGGCTGACTCTTTCCCTGGTCGTTAGCGGCTGGGTCTTAGGCGGGCTGCACGATCTGAACATGAGTTTCGATGCAGGTCGCGGTGGCTTTGGCTCGGCTCTCATCGGAACGGGCATCGGCTTTATCTGTCTGTTCCCCATGCTGGCTATCGGAGGGATGGGGCAGGGCGATGTGAAGATGCAAATGGGCTTCGGCTCCTGGATCGGTGCCTTCTACGGCTACCAGGAAGCGATTCCCATGGTGTTCTATGCTTTCGCAGCGGGTGCAATCGTCGGTGGAGTCTTCGCGCTGGTGATGATGGCACTCCGCCGCAACATTCACAAAAACCTATCTAACTTCAAAGAAATCGGCACTGATCTCAAGGTGCTCGTGACCCATGGCCCCTCGAAAGCGGCCGAACGTGCTAACGAGCGTCGATCCAGTTGGGTTCGCCTTCCTTACGGCGTGCCCCTGTGCGTCGGCTTCCTCGGCTATCTGACCTATCTCTACATGACCAACGCGATGCCTACCTGGACGGTTGGATAA